The DNA region TAGGATTCTGTCCCCTGTGAACCCGACCAAATCATGGTCGTAGGGGAGCAGATCCTTCACAGACAGTCCTAAGCTCTTGTAAgcatcataaaacataatgtcagcaGAACTACCTGTATCGATGAGTGTCCTTCGGATCTTACCGTTGCCGATCAGGGCTTCAATGACGATGGGGTCATCTTCTTCGCCGGTGTCCTCGCCGTAATCGTCCTCCGTGAAGGTTATGGCCACCTTCTGCCTTGGGGGGTGGAGGGACCCTGGTCGGGGCCGTCCAGCCGCGGACATGATGACGCGGGTACTCCTCTTTCGGCTGTTGTTGGTGGGCCCGCCTGCGGCCCATCCTCCTGCTATCGAATCGACGTCGACTATATTGCTTCCATGTTGTCTTCTGACTTCATCCCGGCCGTGGCGGTCGGGGCTTCTTCTCCGTTCTCGGCTTCGTCCGCGACGCTCGGGGCTTCGGCGATGCTCGGGGATTTGGCGACGCGGTGGAGTTCTGTCTCGACGCTCTGCCGATCGGCGTTTGGGGGGAGTCCGGTCTCGGTGTCTTGGAGGGGTCGGTGTCCGCCTTGGGGGTGGCGAGCGCGGGCGTGGGAGGGCCCCCGTCGACACAGCTACATACCTGGACAGTCTTCCTGCTCTGATCAGTTCTTCCACCTTGTCCTTGAGGTTCAGGCACTCGTCAGTGTTGTGGCCCGGGCTGTCGTGGAACTCGCAGAATCTCTTGGAATCCAGCTTGTCCCCTCTCGTCAGGAGTGGGGGTGGGCGGTCTCTGAGGTCGGTGGAGGCTTTCTCCCTCAGGATACGTgagagggaggagttcagtgggGTATAACTATCATACTTCTTCCGCTTCGACTTCCGTTCATCCTGACCCTTCCGTCGGGACTCCCGGGTCGAAGGCTGGTCCTTATGTTCCTTCATCTTCTGCGGTCCTTTGATCGCGAGCGTCTGACTCGCGGCTCTTAGGGTCGCGGCATCCTCCATGTTTATGAATTTCTCTGCTCGGGCTAGAAATTCCTCTAGGGTGTTGGCTGGCTTGCCGTCCAGCGAGGTCAGGAACGGTCTTGGTGCAAGGGATGCGGTAGCCAGGACCAACCTAGTGTCGGGGAGGAGACCGGTGATATCGCCGGCCTCTTTGTTGAACCGGTTGAGAAATGCTTTCAGAGATTCCTTCTCTTTTTGCTTAACCAAAGCCAGAGTCTGCGCGGTCTTCGGTATGCTGCGCACCGAGGAGTACTGGGCTAAAAAGCAGGTCACGACCCCGCTCCAGTCGTGCAGTGAGTTGCTCGGTAAGTTCTGGAACCAGTTCATGGGTCCTTTTCCAAGGCTCATGGGGAAGCATCGGCAGTATAAAGGGTCGCTGGCCCCAGCATACTGCATCGCGCCCACGAAGAAGTTCACGTGTTCCTGCGGGTCGGAGTCTCCCTCGTAGAGCTTCACTTTGGGCCGTGCCCACCCCTGAGGGAAAGGAAACGCCATGATCTCCGGGGATAGAGGACCTCCGATCGGCGCTGGATAGGTGACAAGCGCGTTGTTGGACCTGGGGCGGTTGTACGTCCTATCCCGAGTCGGGGATGGGCTCCTGCGCCTGGATGGGCTCCGGCGGGGGAGTAGCGTCTCCGTGGTGTATGGCTGGCCACCCGCTCGGCCGCGGGTGCCCGGCGGCGTGCTTCCTGGTAGTAGGGGGTGGGATCGGGCCCCCGTTCGTCTCCTCGTCCTGGGAAAACGCGGGCTGGGGGCGCGATTGAGTTTCCTGCTCTTCAAGTTGTCGCAGACGTGCTCGGAGCATGTGAATCTCCTCTTGAGTGTCGCGAATCCTCCTACTATGGACCTGCTCTCGCCCCGCCCCATTGTCCTCTTCCATTGCCCGGATGCGAGCCTCTAAGCGGCAGAGTGCCTCATGGGCCGCATGTGGGGTAATGGCCGCGGGTTCCGGCGAGCGAGGGGGCTGAGGTTGAGGGGTCGGGGGAGGAGGATGTTGCGCAGGAGGAGGAGGGGTTCTGCGATCCGTAGTTTCGTTGACAGTCTCTACATGGCCTTCAGGAGTTGGAACAGGACGGCGTGAAGTCTGACGTGTCTCTACCATAGCTTGCTAGTTGATGACTTGAGGTGACGGTACGCGGTGCTGGGAAGAGTTTTAccagatccccacagacggcgccaattgaTCTGAGAGAGACCAAACTACCCGTTGACGAGGGGTAGGTGAAGGGATCTGGACGAGCTGAAGGACTCCAAGCTGGCaaggtcccgggaggggctcctgcaagacactccgatgctaaagtcagTGAGTGAAGTGGtgagaatggtgagaatagAGAGGATACGTTACCTTTAGCTTGAAGGAGTGTTCCCTTTATATAGGAGAGGTACGTagaattagggttggagccatgcaacgtcatgcatggctcgtacttGGGGGCACGGACCTCCGTTGGATCTCCTGCTGtggaacagtgatccaacggcctgggggcccctacggatctgcaccagccaacctacccctagggtagttggcctaggtcaacctctACATAGTGGGCCCCGGACTCCTTGTCCTCACCCTTGGTGGTGGGGCCCAGGAGTAGGGGGCCTTTAAACTCCCTCCAGGTGTCCCCTAGCCGGGATGTTCGGTGGGGCCCAGCCCCATCCTGGGTGTCCTGTCCGTTCCCGGTCAGGGTTCCCAGAACAACAATGAAACATTAATTAGCTGTATCATTTGACAAAAGCATCATGGTTTTCTTGAGCAAACTAACCATGTGTCATGCCCGTGAAACTAGCTATAGTCTATAGACGACACTAGGTAGCAACTGGGAAAGAAtggaatgttgtgttgtgattgATGCCTTTGACATTCATATAGGATTGACCTGGCTATTGAACTTTGCCATATCCTACACACTCTTGCAATACTTAATTCGTTGACATTCAATCACGATAACAATCAGAATAATTTGTTGTCCAACCAcccaacatatatatatatatatatataaccatATTTTCAAACATTTGAATTCAATATTAATTGTTAATTAGTTCGTTACTGACCGAAACAACAGGGAGGTTTTTTCTTAGCCCCAGAAAAGCTCCATTTAAATAACTTTTCAATTGAGTATAGGCACTTTTTTAGTGCAGCAGTTAATCAAGAAGCTATGGTGCAAGAACCTACAATGTTGTGCACCGGTGCATGCATGAGCATAATATTACAAATTCATTTATTAAGTAAACAATAATTACATATTATCACCATGCTCTACCTCACAGTCCAGCTGCCAAATATAATGCATTAGCCAGAATCTTCGAAGCTATGGTGCAAGGAATTTGGATTTACACATTCATAGCTTTCTGCAATCGCTACAGTGCCTTTCCGTTAACTTTTGAAATCTATTTTGACTTTTGGAAgtgaatttttcttttttgtgttTTGAAAGTTTAAGTTCCAAAAATGTATTTATTTTACTACCAAAAGTGTATTTTTATACTTTCGAAAGTAAAAATAACTTCCAGAAACTGAAAGTACAAACTTAACTGCAATGACTCAATTAATCCAAATCCATGCTGGTAGGTTGGTAACTGCAAGTCATAGAAGCACTGTGAAGTCGTAAGAACttatttcaaataatttttttaagggaCCAATTTAAATTCACTTCTATATTACATGGACTAAAAACACATTTAACTCGAGTTTATTTGTAAAGTGAAAAGTAATGCTTAACATTGTGAGAGTTAGCCCAAACGAACTACATTGATTAGTTCAAATATCCTATATTTAAGCAGTGTCTTCCATAAAATAACCattatattgaaaattaaaCAACTTTCGTGGGTTTCATGTCTTGATGAATTGAAAGTATCATGTATTGTAATGTTAGCACACAAAGATCTTAGAAGAGCTTTTACTAATCTCTTGCTAATACTAGTTTGGTATGGTATAATACTGGAGCTTCCAATATCCAataatttctttcatttttcaagATTCCACACCTCCTTTACTTTAAACCATGAAAACCTAAACTATTcaacttcatcatcaatctctgtTAGCGGTGGTACACTCAACCAAACCATAAAAAAGAAAAGCTTAAAATTTATAATAGAGTATACAATGCTTAGCTGGTTTTGCCTTGAAAAAATTACACTTCTGCCTATAAAAGGGAGTAACTGTATTGTTGTCAACCATCCCATTCTCTAGTTAACACTCTGCAGAGAAGAAGCAACACAAATATTCAAACATGAAGATAAATTCTCCCCTTCTAGCTTGTTTGGCAGTGTTTTGTTTCCTTGGGGTTTGTCAAGGAGGCAGCCTCAGGAAACAATTCTACAGGAAATCATGTTCTCAAGCAGAGCAGATTGTTAAGACCACAATCCAGCAACATGTCTCTTCAAGGCCTGAACTGCCAGCAAAGTTGCTTAGAATGCATTTCCATGATTGTTTTGTCAGGGTAATTGAACATTCCAAGATCCTTAAGAATATTTCTATATATATCTTCTCATATTATGATACTACTCAGCTGCATCATTTGGAATTTAGATTGATCAATCCTAATTACACTGCAACTTGTTTTGTTGCTACATATATTATAAGGGAAATGGTTGTTGCTAATGCTAATAACATTTCAGGGTTGTGATGGCTCGGTTCTGCTGAACTCCACTGCCGGTAACACTGCAGAGAAGGATGCCATTCCTAATTTGTCTTTGTCTGGTTTTGATGTCATAGATGAGATAAAAGAAGCATTGGAGGCAAAGTGTCCCAAAATTGTATCTTGTGCTGACATACTGGCATTGGCAGCCAGAGATGCTGTTTCTGTTCAAGTAAGCTTGTATATGCCAGAACATTGCACTGCAAATTTAGTTCATATAATGCAGAATTTGAATACCTTTGCCTTAGTTTATGCATGTAGCTGATCTTTCTATCGTTTCAGTTTAATAATGAGCCCAAGTGGGAAGTTCTAACCGGCAGAAGAGATGGCACAGTATCCAAAAGTAGTGAAGTCCTGACCAATATCCCAGCACCTTTCTTCACCTTCACACAGCTCAAACAAAGCTTTGAAAGCAAAAAGCTTACTCTGCACGACATGGTTGTACTATCAGGTACATTTATATTTTGTTATAAACTCGTGCTACACATTTATTGTCACAAATCAAACCAAGTATCCCAAAAAGTTTAAGCAGTTTGGTGAAAACACAGagtgattttatattatatttctaacctATCACGCAAGAGTCCATTGTACTTGAACCGTGGTTAATGCACATGTCTACCTACCTAAGgttaaattcatttttttaagaaGTATCGAGGCAACAAGATCAAAATCTATATCACTTCGTCACAGAGAAATTGTTAAGTAAAACAcgtgaatgattttatattatatttcaacTGTTCATGATATTACTTATAAATACTAATTGCAAGCAGGAAATTACTCAGATTATCACGCTCAGCACTCAGCAGTTtaaacaaattaattaaattaacctattggctatatatatataggaggaCACACAATTGGAGTAGGTCATTGCAACTTGTTCAGCAACAGGCTTTACAACTTCACTGGAAAAGGAGATCAAGATCCTTCTTTGAATCCCACTTATGCTGAGTTCTTAAAGACCAAGTGCAAAAGCCTCAGTGACACCACCACAACAGTAGACATGGATCCTAATAGTGGTACCACATTTGACAGTAACTACTACTCCATCCTTCTCCAGAACAAGGGTATGTTCCAATCAGACGCTGCACTTCTAGCAACCAAGCAGTCGAAAAAAATTGTTAATGAATTGGTTGGGCAAAACAAATTCTTCACAGAGTTTGGTCAGTCAATGAAGAGGATGGGAGCCATTGAGGTCCTCTCAGGCACGGCTGGGGAAATTAGGACAAAGTGCTCTGTTGTCAACTCTTAATTTAAACAGCTGTTCTGTTTTCCAGTTTTAAATTCCTTAATTTGTTTCTTAATTTTCTGTTTTTGTCGCGAATAAATGTGGGTTATGACTTGTGAAACCGTTGTTatgttgaaaatttgatttaTGATTCATATACCTTCAACCTTGAGTTCAAAATAAGATTTCTGTCCGTGTCAAATGTGTCACTTTTTCCTAGCCcattatatatttaatataggtttaatttcatttttggtCCCTTAACTATCGCGATAATGCAAATGGGGTCCCACTTCTTTAAAACGAGTTATTTTAGTCATAGATTTTTTTAACGTTTTACAATCAAAGTCATTTCATCAGTATTCCGTCCATTGAGAATGGAAAATGCTAATGTGCCATCTGCAATTGCTAATAAACAATCATCACACATCAaattttttgaaactaaatatCGCACCTTAGTCTAGATATCTTGGTATATGACCCTAGAGCTTCTACAAGAGCAACCTAGAAACAACCTGAAACAAAGCAAGGAATATATTTACAACGGAGAAAAAACAAATTTGGGGATACTTATTAAGCATAAATTTGAACCAGAACTTACTCAgcatcattttcaaactcattagATAGCGATTGCATCCCAACAATATGCAGCACCCCCAACAGACTCCTCATGTGGGTCTATGGTTTATCCTAAACCGGGCTTAAGCTAGGTCAGGATAAATTAGTAAATATACAAGGTTAAGGTTTTTTGAAAAGCttttatagttaaaaaaaagtcaGGCTTAGGCCACTTAGAAATTTTATCATTTTACATTGAACTTCCATTATAATATcttataattatataattattgacttatttatatgtttaatCATGTTAGACTATTTCATTATTTAACCATATAAGCTCTTATAGATTGAGACTGATGATCGACCTATGTACTTTGAGTTAGACGATATAATGatattattatctttttatCGTTAGTTATAAGTTTGTTGACATgtttacaaataaatttgtTGGTATATATACTTGAATGTCAAATGAGAAAGTAGACCTTTAAATAGGCTACCAGGCTAGATCATGCTTTCAACAAATCAAGGCTCAAACCGGGAAAAAAAAAGTCTATGACAGATAACACGCCAGTCCTTGAATTTTTGAAATAGGTCAGGCTCGTTTAAGCAAAGTGTAGCCTAGtctatttccacccctagttATAGCTTTATCCTCTTAAAATTGTCGTTTGACTAGCGATTATGCCTTAATAAATCTCATAATTGAAAattgtagttcttttgattggctgcattttgcttaAAACATGTAGTACAATTCTTGTGTCTGATGTGCAACCATATGATTCAACATCCGGAgcaacatgttgtgtttacgtATGTTGAAGTTTCAATCTCTGAAATCGAGTTGTTTGTTTGGCTGCTGACTGTATGGGGGTTCAGAAGACTTAGTCAATGTTGTGCGTTTTATGGTTTTAATATCTTCTGAAGGTTGGTTTGTTTTTTATCTTGGTTGGAGTAACAAGATTGATACCGTgtgaaccaagtctatctcaaagtttgaatttccgtttttacttggttctgtttCTTTATTCTGGTAAGTTTTGATTTCTTGAATATTCTTTCTGGAAGTGCTGTTAtggactctatgacgttcagcccattgaagattCAAGCCTGAAGTGAATGTCTATATAAAGAAACGTATAAACCCTAGCTGTGCACGGATTCTGAGTGAGAGATATTGATCTTAGGGTTTATTACTTGTGAGTCCTGTTTTGAGTA from Lotus japonicus ecotype B-129 chromosome 2, LjGifu_v1.2 includes:
- the LOC130736678 gene encoding uncharacterized protein LOC130736678, with translation MAFPFPQGWARPKVKLYEGDSDPQEHVNFFVGAMQYAGASDPLYCRCFPMSLGKGPMNWFQNLPSNSLHDWSGVVTCFLAQYSSVRSIPKTAQTLALVKQKEKESLKAFLNRFNKEAGDITGLLPDTRLVLATASLAPRPFLTSLDGKPANTLEEFLARAEKFINMEDAATLRAASQTLAIKGPQKMKEHKDQPSTRESRRKGQDERKSKRKKYDSYTPLNSSLSRILREKASTDLRDRPPPLLTRGDKLDSKRFCEFHDSPGHNTDECLNLKDKVEELIRAGRLSRYVAVSTGALPRPRSPPPRRTPTPPRHRDRTPPKRRSAERRDRTPPRRQIPEHRRSPERRGRSRERRRSPDRHGRDEVRRQHGSNIVDVDSIAGGWAAGGPTNNSRKRSTRVIMSAAGRPRPGSLHPPRQKVAITFTEDDYGEDTGEEDDPIVIEALIGNGKIRRTLIDTGSSADIMFYDAYKSLGLSVKDLLPYDHDLVGFTGDRILPLGYFDTCLSLGDHRICRTIKARFLVVECPTTYNAILGRPSLNTFRAIISTHHLMLKYPWAGRAVPVRGNLEMARSCYNSSCRLAREERKRKKSKAYDQHGNCHVQHTSLMTDLDPRVDPSRDDQRLKPDGESHPIQVGPLPENTTNLARGLPRDLSKRMEKLLLSNGKLFAWSSADMPGIDPAFCSHRLSVDRKFKPVAQKKRQMSAEKQHVIQQQTTELLQAGIIREVKYTTWLSNVVLVKKANRKWRMCVDYTDLNKACPKDPFPLPSIDALVDNSSGYEYLSLMDAYSGYNQIPMHRDDEEKTAFITDRGTYCYTMLPFGLKNAVATYQRMMTRIFGDLMGKSVEVYIDDIIVKTPKGGDHAADLAVVFEQLKKHNMRLNPDKCTFGVRSGKFLGYMLTNRGIELNPDKCQAIMNMKSPRMVKEVQQLAGRMAAIGRFLPKAALRALPLYTLLKKGSNL
- the LOC130736679 gene encoding uncharacterized protein LOC130736679, whose amino-acid sequence is MVETRQTSRRPVPTPEGHVETVNETTDRRTPPPPAQHPPPPTPQPQPPRSPEPAAITPHAAHEALCRLEARIRAMEEDNGAGREQVHSRRIRDTQEEIHMLRARLRQLEEQETQSRPQPAFSQDEETNGGPIPPPTTRKHAAGHPRPSGWPAIHHGDATPPPEPIQAQEPIPDSG